The Panthera tigris isolate Pti1 chromosome E3, P.tigris_Pti1_mat1.1, whole genome shotgun sequence genome segment TGATAACTCCCTGACCCAAATCCTGCCCTGACAGTGCCATttgtgactccccccccccccccgccccgccacccaACCTGTTTTCTCTGATGGCTGGTACACTCCATTGTGACTTGCTGAGGGCTTGATGGGACCAGAAATCTTTCTAAAAGCCTCGGTCCCCAGATTGTTTTCATCCCCCTACCTtgctgagaaaaaacaaaaaaaataaaacaaaacaaaaaaaccacaaaaaaacaaaaaaacccaccaccaccacacacacacacacccacacatcaGCAGATGATGAGAAACGTATCTTTATTGGGTGAATTTTAAAGGCATCGTCTGCCAAGGGCCTTACAGGAGTCATCAGGGCGTACTGACCACCGAAAATTCACGAGTGACTGCCTTGTTACCTCGCTAAAACAGGGGGCAAATTGGAGAAGCACATCCGGGggaatgaatacataaattagGGGCAGGTAGTGGGTTTCCCATTTCTAGGGGCTTTGGAGGCCTTCTGGCTGATTGTCTCTATCTCCACAGCCTGCGGCTTTTAAGAATGCACCATTTCCTGGAATTCTAGAACAGAAGAGGGTGAGAAAACGTCAGTGGAGATGGCTTGGTATTTTACAGACAGGCCATGTGGCCAGTGAGAGCTCAGAAGACGAGGTTGTCAGATGGTGGGCTTGGCACCCCTCTCAAGGGCacaaaaggagggggaaaaacgTGTCACTGACTGCAGGTGCAGGAGGTCTAGAGCGTCCCATCTTCCTGCATAATCTAACAAACATCTTTAGCTCTGCAGCAGAGCCCCTCATATGAGAACTTGtcagcccaggggcacctgagtggctcagccgattaaacatccgactcttgattttggctcaggtcatgatctcatggtttcacgggttcgagtcccacatcctgctctgagctgacagtgtggagcctgcttgagattctccctctctctctgcccctcccctgcttgtgctggctttgtctctctcaaaataaataagtgaacttgaaaaaaaaaagaaaagaatttgttaGCCCAGCCATTTCTCTCTGACGATGCATGGATTTGGTATAATGGCCTGTCGCAATCTGGGGCCGCTCAACTTTCTGTCTGGCTACTTTAAGATAGAGAAGgagagttttcttccttttcttcctcctttctgcaGACGTAGGAAGCAATTCATAGAGTGGGCCTTTGAactcccttttctcccttttctcggTTGAACCCTAACCTTACCCTCAAGAGCTTATGTTACTAAAGGACGACAATGATGATGGTAACAATAATGATGAGTCGCTGCTACTGATTGGAGTCAAAAAGCGGAGATTTGCTTTATAGTTCTTGGTACGCTTCGCCTATTTGGAATTTTTCCGTGGTTAGATTTAAATAAATCCATCTTCTTTTACCTAAACTCTTGTTCTGAACTATCTATAGAAGCTACATTAACTCCTGCATAGTAAGTTACAGTGGTATCATTTGGACaggattttaaaatgagaatttttaatttccaattagtACCGCCATAAAGACCAGGCATAAATTCTCCCGAGTTGGCATGCACAGTGTAGCTAAGAAGCGTGTAAGCAACATGACTGAATCGGATTAAAATAATCCTCCAGCCATGTAGTTATACTAAACTCTGAATATAGGGCTCTGCACACAGAAGACCCCGTACATGACGTTTGATCTATTCTCTACTATTGTCCACTTCGGCTACTGTCcaagaaaatgtgtttgtttaaCCCCTTGAAAGCTAAGAGGCTTTCCTATGCAAGTCAATagacattttgggggcgcctgagtggctcagtcagttcagcgtccgacgtcagctcaggtcatgatctcgcggtttgtgagtccgagccccatgtcaggctctgtgctgacggctcagagcctggagcctgtttcggattctgtgtctccccctctgcccctcccatgctcatgctctttcactgtctcttaataataactaaacattaaaactaactaaataaacattaaaaaaatagacattttgacaTGAGACACACTTGAGAATGTCAATCCTTCCCTTATTCAGAGGGGCTCAAATGCCAGCAGTGGCAATTCCTTATATTATTTCCAATTTGCATTGGGCATCTTGCAAATCATTAGCCAGGCAATAGCTAGTCCCCTGGTCAAGTGAAGGCTATTTTTTGGGTCATAGACAGTGAGTGACTCACAGGACCAGCTTCTACGATACATCCCCAGGCATCACGCTAGTCTCTACATATATCATTTGTATCCTCGCattaggcccattttacagatgacaagaCTGAAGCGCAGCAAGGTTAAGAAAGAGAGATTTTAACTAACCACATCGCCCGATCTCATGGCCCAATCCCCCGGGTTGCTTCAGGAGCTAATTCTTTTGTGCCGTGTACAGGTGTGAACATACCGTCAGCCCCGATTTTCCCGTCACCGTCATTATCTGCAGCCGCCATCAAGGACTTGGTTTCTGACTCTGTCAGCTCTCTAGCGCTGCTCTCAAACTTCTGGAGGAAAAACCTGCAGGGCAATAAAGATTATGGAACTTTTCTGAAAGACCACACACGTCTGTGCTaaccctctcttttcctcttgaaGCAAATCATCCGTTCCCAGCAACTGTGATATTCAAAGGTCTTTGCAAGCCAAACTCGCCTTCCTTGTAGAAACTAACAGtgggcattttgtttttaaaagtttttctttcttcttcttcttctttccaggggtgcctggggggctcagtcggttaagcatctgactcttgatttcggctcaggtcacagtctcatgggttcatgagttcgagcccctcgttgggttgtgtgttgacagtatggagctcgcttggggttctctctccctccctctttctctgcccctcccctgcacgcgcgtgcacacacacacacacacacacacacacaccactctctctctctctttagggTAAAACTTACTTAAGCTCTTCTTCATCCAGATACCCACTCTGGTCATTGTCTATGAACCGAAAAACATCCTTCACCTGACTGGCCGACATCTTGGAGAGGCCCGATGTCTGGAAGAATTTTTGGGGTTCAAAAGTATCTGggtctgaagaacagagagagggttATTCTCAGGCTCACCGGATCACCTTCCGTATTGGGGCCAAGGTGCTGAAAACATAGGTCATCAAAAACCCTCCTCGGGCCATCATTGAGCTACAAGGACGCTCTGCTCTCAACTTTTACCAAAAGACAAAGCCtatgttaactgactagaatttaaataaagacttggaacaaacaaacaaatagataaaaaaacaaagacaaagagggGGCTATGACTGGTGCAAGATTTCGAGGCAGCCAAGACTGGGCAGCTTGGTGATGGCATctcctgtgtccctccccaccttaCCTGTCCACTTGCTTTTACCCATCTCTTGTCCCTCTCCTCTGGGCCGCCCCCCCTCCCTTTCTACAGGCTGTGTGGCCAAGAGGCACTGGTCTAACTGGTGGGGCGAAACGCAGTCACTGGGTTCCATCAGGCATCCACaggcttcttccttttttttttttttttcacttttagtaCATTCCTTTGGCCTTACGGAAATGTAACCATATGCTCAGCTCTCGTATCTCTATAATTTTAGTTCTTTGGTTGAGGACCGTTTTATTCTCTGATCCCACGAATTTtcaaatgttcacatttttaatttccgTGGCTTTGCTGGAGGCGTGACTATGTGGGAAATACGCACCCCTGCCTCACTCTCCTTTTACCTTGGCACTCCTGCAGGGCTGCGGCAATGTCGTCAGCACTAAGGACGTCTGTGATGCTCATTTTCCACCTGTTCACACAGAACACATGAGATGTGGTAAATGGCAAGCGGGAACACGCACGTCCAGGAGCACGACCCCTTCCCAGGCCCCTGAAACTGTCTTTGTGGGGAAGGTTTAAAATGTGATAAGCGTGCCGTTGTATTAAGTGATGGGACAGAACACCCACATAAAAACCATAAGCGGGAAGGATCCCAGCCCCCTTTGTCTCCTGAACGTTcttcaaagacaaaattaaaaaaaaaatacaacttaaagaATGACTTGATCCCGTTTTCTTGCAAAAACTGTATTTGCACAATCAACCATTCACGTAGCCGTCTACAAAACGTTCAGAAGTAAATCACGTTACAAAGGCAGCGGCAGTTTGCTAGACCAGCCTGCAAATACAGTGCTACCAATTCCTCTCACAGCTTGGCCTCCTTGGAGACCTTTGGTGGAAAAGATGCTATCTATCCCGAAGGATGCGAATCAGAGTCACGAAAAAGCCAAATTCCAGAGGTCAAAATCCTTCCAGGAGTCAAGCCCACGGGGAAAGAGACATCTGAGCACAGCCTGCACCAGCCTAATAGGAACacattaggaaagaaaagtctGGGGTCTCAAAGGTCCACCAGCTACTTACCGTTTTAGACTTTCCCCCAAGAAGAATCAGGGAAAAGAGTCGAAGGAGCAAAAAACAGATGTGCTTTTGCTGCCTTACTGACCTATCTTATATAGGATTGAAAAAGTGATAGTAAGAACCTCTTAGATTTCCTTTTCAAGGATCAAGTAGACGTAGCTCAAATGTCTTGCCTTACTAattaaacctctttttttttctatttatatcacAAGGGAATGTGGGTGGGAACAGCCAATATTGAAGAACAAACCTCAACAAACCTTAACTAGGGTTTCAGTTCTGCAAACGAACCCCACTGGCGGTGTGGAGAAGACGCCAGAAGCCTGGCAAAGAGGACAGAGTGGCTGAAACGAGGTGAATGCAAACGGAGGCGCTCTGTAAACTGGAAAGGGCTCCCCAGGTGACAGTGGCTGCCGTTTGAGGCAGGTCTGCTCTTAACCTCTGAGGCTGTGGACGTGCGAGGCTGACTTCGGTCCAGGGTTGACCCAAAGTCAGGGTCAGATGGACACAGTAGACTCGTCCATCACAGCAAATGGCACTGGATGGACGACTTTCCAAAAAAGTCTTGACTCTGACATTTCCCAGCAAAGCACCCAACCATTCCCAAACCCCAGATCTAAAATTGCAGGAAAAACGGGGCATTTGAGACCTCCCTCAaggttttcttgcctttttttttttttaatgtttattttatttttgagagagagggacagagcatgagcaggggaggggcagagagagagggagacacagaatccgaagcaggctccaggctccgagctgtcagcacagagcccgatgtggggctcgaacccacgaaccgtgagatcgtggcctgaaccgaagttgggcactcaaccgactgagccacccaggcgcccctgctttttgttttttgtttgtttttttgtttttagcttttagcaaatatttgttgaatcccTATGTAGCCAGCACTGTGTtagactcttttcttttttttttttttttttttttttttttcaacgtttttaatttatttttgggacagagagagacatagcatgaacaggggaggggcagagagagagggagacacagaatcggaaacaggctccaggctccgagccatcagcccagagcctgacgcggggctcgaactcacggactgcgagatcgtgacctggctgaagtcggacgcttaaccgactgcgccacccaggcgcccctagactctTTTCTTTAATCGTGGTAAAAAATACGTAATATAATATTTGCCCTTTGAGCTGTTTTTAAGGATACGTACGGTAGAGTAGTGTTAGCTATATGCTCATGGTTGTACAagagatctctagaactttttcctCCTGTAAAACTGACCTCTATGCCCATTGAACAAGAAGTCCCCCTTCCCTGTCCCAacaccctggcaaccaccgttctccttcctgtctctgggaGTTAGACTACTTTAGACATCTCTTGTAAGTGGGATCTTGcctcatttgtctttttgtgactggcttatttccttagcataatatcctcaagtttcatccatgggTTCATCCCTGTAGTGACATATGCCACGATTTCCTTATGTTTTAAGGctgaattcaaattaaaaaaaaaatttttaacatttattcattttggagaacagagagagacagagtgagagtgggggaggggcagagagagagggagacacagaatctgaagcaggctccaggctccgagctgtcagaacagagcccaaggtggggctcgaactcacgaaccgtgagatcgtgacctgaaccgaagttgggcactcaaccgactgagccacccaggcgcccctgaattcaaatttttttttaagtaaaaatttttattttagagtacatgagtcggggagaggggcagagggagagagagaatctcaagcagactccatgctcagccaggagcctgacgtggggcttgatcccacgggcctgggatcatgatttgagctgaaatcaagagtcaagatgctcaaatgactgagccacccaggcacccctgaactcaagtttttttaaagtcaaaaacCAATCCCATGTTGCAATCAGAAATAGTCAGTGGCTTCGAAGAAGACAATTCAGGATCGTTAGACTCTTCCCTGGGAAATACCGTCAGGATAGTCACCTTTAGTTTGTCCCCAAATATACCCCCCTACGTACTCCCAGCATTGCTGGTGTCGTCAATGAGAACTTCCTCTCAGGAACACCCACAGCATTTCTTAAATTACCAAATGTCAAGTCAGCACTATTTCTGTCTTGCCCACATGATATGCCCCAATGCCTGGTACAGTCCCTGACCTAGTTAGGTGCTCAGTAAttatttgatgaatggataaatgaaatcgGCAAAAAAGAGCTTGAAAACAGGATTACCAGCCAGCATCAACTTGCCCAGCCCTAAGAAAGCAGTTTCTGAAAATCAGTCTCAAGAATGTAGGTTGCTGACATTAAGTTGCCATAGAAACTCGCTGAGTCGTTTCTTTCCGTGGAAGGGCTTACAATTGTccatagagataaaaaaaattt includes the following:
- the LOC102966546 gene encoding oncomodulin, producing the protein MSITDVLSADDIAAALQECQDPDTFEPQKFFQTSGLSKMSASQVKDVFRFIDNDQSGYLDEEELKFFLQKFESSARELTESETKSLMAAADNDGDGKIGADEFQEMVHS